One window of the Rufibacter radiotolerans genome contains the following:
- a CDS encoding DivIVA domain-containing protein, with the protein MKITPLEIRQKTFEKAFRGLDKDEVQAFLLTLSQQWEKLQDENKDLRVKLEVATREVQKLREVESSLYKTLKTAEDTGNSMVEQASKAADLQIREAQLQADQLLDAARQKARSVVDNAYQQAEKAITDMQAEVKHLEQDYLRLEDYLENMVRDLQNMASDALDKVEKTKAKPKTSIGSILSRAAQAKVQRPGHEKDTHMNAFNSTSIQPVAPASIPSNASAHTFTDQPQAYEIGGGGGSRESIPSTPGTIPPVHIPNPAPDVHPRTPEIVPPSTPVRPTTTPPEIEPAKPEVPSKPGPTPVEEPEPEREHPLPEKPEVQPPLTTQAKPAAAVAGGGSFFDEI; encoded by the coding sequence ATGAAGATTACACCGTTAGAAATCAGACAGAAAACGTTTGAGAAGGCGTTTAGGGGGTTGGACAAAGATGAGGTTCAGGCTTTTTTATTGACGCTTTCCCAGCAGTGGGAAAAGCTGCAGGACGAGAACAAAGACCTTAGAGTGAAGTTGGAGGTGGCCACCCGTGAAGTCCAGAAGCTGCGCGAAGTGGAATCTTCTTTATACAAAACCCTCAAGACCGCCGAAGACACCGGTAACAGCATGGTAGAGCAGGCCTCCAAAGCTGCCGACCTGCAGATTAGAGAAGCCCAACTACAGGCCGATCAGCTCCTGGATGCCGCCCGCCAGAAGGCCCGCAGCGTGGTAGACAACGCCTATCAGCAAGCCGAAAAAGCCATCACAGACATGCAAGCCGAGGTGAAGCATCTGGAGCAGGATTACCTGCGCCTGGAAGATTACCTGGAGAACATGGTGCGTGACTTGCAGAACATGGCCTCAGACGCCCTGGACAAGGTGGAGAAGACCAAAGCAAAACCAAAAACCTCTATTGGCAGTATCTTATCTAGGGCCGCACAGGCAAAAGTGCAGCGCCCAGGCCACGAAAAAGATACACACATGAACGCCTTCAATTCAACTTCTATACAGCCGGTAGCACCTGCCTCTATACCAAGCAACGCTTCTGCGCACACTTTCACAGATCAGCCCCAAGCTTATGAGATTGGCGGCGGCGGCGGTAGCCGGGAGTCTATCCCGTCTACGCCGGGCACCATTCCGCCCGTGCATATCCCTAACCCGGCGCCAGACGTACACCCGCGCACCCCGGAAATTGTGCCGCCAAGCACGCCGGTACGCCCCACTACCACGCCTCCTGAAATTGAGCCGGCCAAGCCAGAGGTTCCTTCTAAACCAGGTCCAACCCCGGTAGAGGAGCCAGAGCCAGAGCGGGAGCACCCACTTCCAGAAAAGCCAGAGGTACAACCTCCTTTGACTACCCAGGCTAAGCCCGCCGCGGCGGTAGCCGGCGGTGGTTCCTTCTTTGACGAGATCTAG
- a CDS encoding penicillin-binding protein 1A, producing MPFFNSYFGSFSDWINTHWHRWRIRHAPKLTMTYWRSLDHRGWMRVLGKAVTAVLLVLFLFYLAVYFGLFGWLPTKRQLKDVQNDMPSEVYTADSVLIGRYFIQDRTNVKFQDIAKPAIDALIATEDVRFYEHDGVDYRSLARVFIKSLLMQEESSGGGSTLSQQLAKNLFPRKDLGFLSMPVNKMREVILARRFEAIYTKEEILTLYLNTVPMGGNVYGIESAARRFFNTSADSLKTEEAATLIGMLKATTTYNPRINPERSRQRRNVVLAQMAKYGYLTPDQKNHFQGQPLKVKYNPYSHHSGLATYFREHLRGELTKWAAQQENREGEPYNLYNDGLKIYTTIDSRLQRHAEQALKQRMFALQLDFDKHWGKSSPLAGQPDILKAAKERSLRYKRHKAAGLSDKEIDKIFNTPRPMEIFRWRGAVSRTMSPMDSLRHYLRYLNAGFVAMEPRSGYVRAWVGGINHNFFQYDHVRSRRQVGSTFKPLVFAAALDRGIAPCSYFPNDRVVFHEYENWSPKNSDDQYGGAYSMQGALAQSVNVVAVNVAMQVGIPKIVQLAKNMGITGDLPTTPSLALGTADASLLEMVAAYGTLANGGYQVKPRYLLRIVDRNGKVLLDQTNPNGQGRQVLASQATALLRPMLQSVITEGTGQRLRRDYNLNMDIAGKTGTTQSHADGWFIGFTPDLVAGAWVGGEDRRIRFRDLEQGGGSNTALPIWGNFFQRVGKDRDFRTYAYSRFSPLPSHLQGYLNCPAFQPPMPVYTEMPEEEDRGVDEFFKKSGKKLKDLFKGKGKKKKDWQEQLEEDLEKEQKRGKGRGRWSRE from the coding sequence ATGCCCTTTTTCAATTCTTACTTCGGGAGCTTCTCAGACTGGATCAATACCCACTGGCACCGGTGGCGCATACGTCATGCCCCTAAACTGACCATGACCTACTGGCGGTCGCTGGACCACCGCGGCTGGATGCGCGTTTTGGGCAAGGCCGTAACGGCGGTGCTGCTGGTGCTGTTCCTTTTCTACCTGGCGGTGTACTTCGGGTTGTTTGGCTGGCTGCCCACCAAGCGGCAACTCAAAGACGTGCAGAATGACATGCCCTCTGAGGTCTACACCGCTGACAGCGTGCTTATTGGCCGCTATTTTATCCAGGACCGGACCAACGTGAAGTTCCAGGACATTGCCAAACCCGCCATTGACGCCCTAATTGCCACCGAAGACGTGCGCTTTTACGAGCATGACGGCGTGGATTACCGAAGCCTGGCCCGCGTGTTCATCAAAAGCCTTTTAATGCAGGAAGAAAGCTCCGGCGGGGGAAGTACCCTTAGTCAGCAGCTGGCCAAGAACCTGTTCCCGCGCAAGGACCTGGGCTTTCTCTCTATGCCCGTGAACAAGATGCGCGAGGTCATTCTGGCCCGCCGTTTTGAGGCCATTTACACCAAAGAAGAGATCCTGACGCTGTATCTGAACACCGTGCCCATGGGCGGAAACGTGTACGGCATTGAATCGGCGGCCCGCCGATTCTTCAACACCTCGGCAGACTCCTTGAAAACTGAGGAGGCCGCCACCCTCATTGGCATGCTCAAGGCCACCACCACCTATAATCCTCGCATCAATCCGGAGCGCTCGCGGCAACGAAGAAACGTAGTGCTGGCCCAGATGGCCAAATACGGCTACCTTACCCCGGACCAGAAAAACCACTTTCAGGGCCAACCTCTCAAGGTCAAATACAACCCATACTCCCACCACAGCGGCCTAGCCACCTATTTCAGGGAGCACCTGCGCGGGGAACTGACCAAATGGGCGGCCCAGCAGGAAAACCGCGAGGGCGAGCCCTATAACCTGTACAATGACGGCCTCAAGATCTATACCACCATTGACAGCCGCCTGCAGCGCCACGCTGAGCAGGCTCTCAAGCAGCGCATGTTCGCCCTGCAGCTGGATTTTGACAAGCACTGGGGCAAAAGTTCTCCTCTGGCGGGCCAGCCCGATATCCTGAAAGCCGCCAAAGAACGGTCTCTGCGCTACAAGCGCCACAAGGCTGCGGGGTTGTCAGACAAAGAGATAGACAAGATCTTCAACACTCCCCGACCCATGGAGATCTTCAGGTGGCGCGGCGCGGTTTCCCGCACCATGAGCCCCATGGACTCGCTTCGGCATTATCTGCGCTACCTTAATGCGGGTTTTGTGGCCATGGAACCCCGTAGCGGCTACGTGCGTGCGTGGGTGGGCGGCATCAACCACAATTTCTTCCAGTATGACCACGTGCGGTCCAGAAGGCAGGTAGGCTCCACCTTTAAGCCGTTGGTGTTTGCGGCGGCCCTGGACCGCGGCATTGCGCCCTGCTCCTACTTCCCCAATGACCGCGTGGTGTTTCACGAGTACGAAAACTGGTCGCCCAAGAACTCAGACGATCAGTACGGCGGCGCCTACTCCATGCAGGGTGCCCTGGCGCAAAGCGTGAACGTGGTGGCCGTGAACGTGGCCATGCAGGTAGGCATACCCAAGATTGTGCAACTGGCCAAGAACATGGGTATTACCGGCGACCTGCCTACCACTCCATCGCTGGCCTTAGGTACTGCCGATGCCAGCCTTCTGGAAATGGTGGCTGCTTACGGCACCCTGGCCAACGGCGGCTACCAGGTAAAACCGCGTTACCTGCTGCGCATAGTGGACAGAAACGGCAAAGTGCTCCTGGACCAAACCAACCCTAACGGCCAAGGGCGGCAAGTACTGGCCAGCCAGGCCACGGCTCTGTTAAGACCCATGCTGCAAAGCGTGATCACTGAAGGGACCGGCCAGCGCCTGCGCCGCGATTACAACCTGAACATGGACATTGCCGGCAAGACTGGTACCACCCAATCGCACGCTGATGGCTGGTTTATCGGTTTTACGCCCGACCTGGTGGCTGGGGCCTGGGTAGGTGGCGAGGACCGCCGCATCCGGTTCCGCGACCTGGAACAGGGAGGGGGTTCTAATACCGCGCTGCCCATTTGGGGGAATTTCTTCCAGCGCGTGGGCAAAGACCGTGATTTCAGGACCTATGCGTATAGCAGGTTCTCGCCTTTACCGTCTCATCTGCAGGGCTATCTCAATTGCCCGGCCTTCCAGCCGCCTATGCCGGTGTACACCGAAATGCCTGAGGAAGAAGACAGAGGTGTAGATGAGTTCTTCAAGAAAAGCGGTAAAAAGCTGAAGGATCTTTTTAAAGGAAAGGGTAAAAAGAAAAAGGATTGGCAGGAACAGCTGGAGGAGGATTTAGAGAAAGAACAGAAACGAGGCAAAGGCCGAGGCCGCTGGTCCAGAGAGTAA
- the folB gene encoding dihydroneopterin aldolase, whose product MGEIALEGMEFFAFHGYYDEEQKIGNKYGVDLYIQTDLHAAAASDNLEATVNYEKLYKLVLHEMSLPARLLEHLGHRIIEGILNEFPFVQQVKVSVSKFNPPLGGICHKAKVTLEKRQGQ is encoded by the coding sequence ATGGGAGAAATTGCGCTGGAGGGCATGGAGTTCTTTGCCTTCCATGGCTATTATGACGAGGAGCAGAAGATAGGCAACAAGTACGGCGTGGACCTGTACATCCAAACCGATTTGCATGCCGCCGCCGCCTCAGATAACCTGGAAGCAACCGTTAACTACGAAAAACTCTACAAGCTGGTCCTCCATGAAATGAGCCTTCCGGCCCGTCTTCTGGAACACCTGGGCCACCGCATCATTGAAGGAATCCTGAATGAGTTTCCGTTTGTGCAGCAGGTGAAGGTGAGTGTCTCCAAGTTCAACCCGCCGCTGGGTGGCATCTGCCATAAAGCCAAGGTGACACTTGAGAAGCGTCAAGGCCAGTAA